From one Triticum urartu cultivar G1812 chromosome 3, Tu2.1, whole genome shotgun sequence genomic stretch:
- the LOC125547659 gene encoding heparan-alpha-glucosaminide N-acetyltransferase-like isoform X2: MSAPKIVVHGSGGELQEGDEEHYPDVEAGDGGGTATTSSTRVVAPGRERLVSLDVFRGVTVALMIIVDDVGGLIPKISHSPWDGATLADFVFPFFLFVVGISLAFAYKRVSNRVSATKKAVLRAANLFLLGLLLQGGFFHNIHDLTYGVDIGKIRLMGVLQRIAIAYLLVALCEIWLRDVREGGIGSGYTIIRKYRCQLLVGLVLTATYTVILYGLPVPDWVYDVTSPNSTMKHFMVKCGVRGHTGPGCNAVGMIDRSIFGIQHLYTRPVYLKTEWCSIDSPNNGPLPSDAAPWCEAPFDPEGLLSSLMAIVTCLVGLQFGHVIIHFKGNDERMVWWSLSALILLALGFSLDLFGLPMNKSLYSLSYTCVTSGTAGLFFAGIYLLVDVYGYKKPVLPMEWMGKHALMIFVLVACNVAPILLQGFYWRVPNNNVLKLIGRGD, translated from the exons ATGTCAGCGCCGAAGATCGTCGTCCATGGCAGTGGTGGCGAGCTTCAGGAGGGAGATGAGGAACACTACCCCGACGTCGAGGCGGGTGACGGTGGTGGCACAGCGACGACGAGCAGTACACGGGTGGTGGCGCCGGGGCGGGAGCGTCTGGTGTCGCTCGACGTCTTCAGAGGGGTCACCGTTGCG CTCATGATCATTGTTGATGATGTTGGTGGTCTCATTCCAAAGATAAGCCACTCGCCGTGGGATGGCGCCACACTAGCGGATTTTGtgttccccttcttcctcttcgtcgTGGGAATCTCATTGGCCTTCGCCTATAAA AGGGTGTCAAATAGAGTGTCAGCAACCAAGAAGGCCGTGCTCAGAGCTGCAAATCTCTTTCTTCTAGGCCTCTTGCTTCAAG GTGGCTTCTTCCACAACATACATGATCTTACATATGGGGTTGATATTGGCAAGATACGATTAATGGGTGTCTTACAG AGAATTGCAATAGCATACCTACTGGTGGCGCTGTGTGAAATCTGGCTACGGGATGTTAGAGAAGGTGGCATAGGCTCTGGCTACACAATAATCAGAAAATACCGATGCCAGCT TCTTGTGGGTTTAGTCCTCACGGCCACATACACGGTGATTTTGTATGGTTTGCCCGTGCCGGACTGGGTGTATGATGTCACATCACCAAACTCAACCATGAAGCATTTTATG GTGAAATGTGGAGTCAGAGGGCATACAGGACCAGGTTGCAATGCCGTTGGCATGATCGATCGAAGTATCTTTGGAATCCAGCATCTTTATACACGCCCGGTCTATCTCAAAACAGAG TGGTGCAGCATCGACTCTCCCAACAATGGACCACTCCCGTCTGACGCGGCACCATGGTGTGAAGCCCCTTTCGATCCAGAGGGCCTCCTAAG CTCCTTGATGGCAATAGTCACCTGCTTGGTCGGGCTCCAGTTTGGACATGTCATCATCCACTTTAAA GGGAACGACGAGAGAATGGTGTGGTGGTCCCTCTCGGCGTTGATCTTATTGGCTCTAGGGTTCTCACTCGACTTGTTTG GGCTGCCTATGAACAAGTCACTATACAGTCTTAGCTACACTTGTGTAACGTCCGGCACGGCTGGCCTTTTCTTCGCGGGGATCTATCTGTTG GTGGACGTGTATGGTTACAAGAAGCCGGTTCTCCCAATGGAGTGGATGGGAAAGCATGCTCTAATGATTTTTGTTCTGGTAGCATGCAACGTCGCGCCAATCCTGCTCCAGGGGTTCTACTGGAGGGTACCAAATAATAACGTT TTGAAACTCATTGGAAGAGGTGATTGA
- the LOC125547659 gene encoding heparan-alpha-glucosaminide N-acetyltransferase-like isoform X1, protein MSAPKIVVHGSGGELQEGDEEHYPDVEAGDGGGTATTSSTRVVAPGRERLVSLDVFRGVTVALMIIVDDVGGLIPKISHSPWDGATLADFVFPFFLFVVGISLAFAYKRVSNRVSATKKAVLRAANLFLLGLLLQGGFFHNIHDLTYGVDIGKIRLMGVLQRIAIAYLLVALCEIWLRDVREGGIGSGYTIIRKYRCQLLVGLVLTATYTVILYGLPVPDWVYDVTSPNSTMKHFMVKCGVRGHTGPGCNAVGMIDRSIFGIQHLYTRPVYLKTEWCSIDSPNNGPLPSDAAPWCEAPFDPEGLLSSLMAIVTCLVGLQFGHVIIHFKGNDERMVWWSLSALILLALGFSLDLFGLPMNKSLYSLSYTCVTSGTAGLFFAGIYLLVDVYGYKKPVLPMEWMGKHALMIFVLVACNVAPILLQGFYWRVPNNNVVRHLNSLRYLLFQEFPFDTN, encoded by the exons ATGTCAGCGCCGAAGATCGTCGTCCATGGCAGTGGTGGCGAGCTTCAGGAGGGAGATGAGGAACACTACCCCGACGTCGAGGCGGGTGACGGTGGTGGCACAGCGACGACGAGCAGTACACGGGTGGTGGCGCCGGGGCGGGAGCGTCTGGTGTCGCTCGACGTCTTCAGAGGGGTCACCGTTGCG CTCATGATCATTGTTGATGATGTTGGTGGTCTCATTCCAAAGATAAGCCACTCGCCGTGGGATGGCGCCACACTAGCGGATTTTGtgttccccttcttcctcttcgtcgTGGGAATCTCATTGGCCTTCGCCTATAAA AGGGTGTCAAATAGAGTGTCAGCAACCAAGAAGGCCGTGCTCAGAGCTGCAAATCTCTTTCTTCTAGGCCTCTTGCTTCAAG GTGGCTTCTTCCACAACATACATGATCTTACATATGGGGTTGATATTGGCAAGATACGATTAATGGGTGTCTTACAG AGAATTGCAATAGCATACCTACTGGTGGCGCTGTGTGAAATCTGGCTACGGGATGTTAGAGAAGGTGGCATAGGCTCTGGCTACACAATAATCAGAAAATACCGATGCCAGCT TCTTGTGGGTTTAGTCCTCACGGCCACATACACGGTGATTTTGTATGGTTTGCCCGTGCCGGACTGGGTGTATGATGTCACATCACCAAACTCAACCATGAAGCATTTTATG GTGAAATGTGGAGTCAGAGGGCATACAGGACCAGGTTGCAATGCCGTTGGCATGATCGATCGAAGTATCTTTGGAATCCAGCATCTTTATACACGCCCGGTCTATCTCAAAACAGAG TGGTGCAGCATCGACTCTCCCAACAATGGACCACTCCCGTCTGACGCGGCACCATGGTGTGAAGCCCCTTTCGATCCAGAGGGCCTCCTAAG CTCCTTGATGGCAATAGTCACCTGCTTGGTCGGGCTCCAGTTTGGACATGTCATCATCCACTTTAAA GGGAACGACGAGAGAATGGTGTGGTGGTCCCTCTCGGCGTTGATCTTATTGGCTCTAGGGTTCTCACTCGACTTGTTTG GGCTGCCTATGAACAAGTCACTATACAGTCTTAGCTACACTTGTGTAACGTCCGGCACGGCTGGCCTTTTCTTCGCGGGGATCTATCTGTTG GTGGACGTGTATGGTTACAAGAAGCCGGTTCTCCCAATGGAGTGGATGGGAAAGCATGCTCTAATGATTTTTGTTCTGGTAGCATGCAACGTCGCGCCAATCCTGCTCCAGGGGTTCTACTGGAGGGTACCAAATAATAACGTTGTAAGGCACCTAAATTCTCTTCGATACCTTCTTTTCCAGGAATTTCCTTTTGATACTAATTAA